TGCCTCGTAGCCTCAAGAAGGGCCCCTTCGTGGACGGCCACCTGCAGAAGAAGGTGGACGCCGAGAACGAGAAGGGCTCGCACAACGTCATCAAGACCTGGTCGCGCCGGTCGATGATCGTGCCCGACATGATCGGTCACACCATCGCCGTCCACGACGGCCGCAAGCACGTCCCCGTCTTCGTGACCGACTCGATGGTCGGCCACAAGCTCGGGGAGTTCGCCCCCACCCGCACCTACCGCGGGCACGTCAAGGAAGACCGGAAGGGACGCCGTCGATGAGCACCACCGAGCGCAGCCGCACCAGTGCGCGCCGCGAGTCGCTGCTCGGCGACCAGCCGGGCGCGTTCGCCAGCGCACGCTACGTACGGATCACTCCGATGAAGGCCCGCCGTGTCGTCGACATGGTCCGCGGCCTCCAGGTCGACGAGGCCCTGACCCTGCTGCAGTTCGCGCCGCAGGCCGCCTCCGAGACCGTCTACAAGGTGCTGGAGAGCGCCGTCGCCAACGCCGAGACGACCGAGGGCCTCAACCGGGCCGACCTGGTCCTCTCCGTCGCGATGGTCGACGAGGGCCCGACGATGAAGCGTTGGCGTCCGCGTGCCCAGGGTCGGGCGACCCGCATCAACAAGCGCACCAGCCACATCACCCTGGCGGTGCAGCCGGCCGACGCGATCACCGTGAAGAACGGCCGCGCCAACAAGAACGGAAGGGGTGCCTGATGGGCCAGAAGATCAACCCGAACGGGTTCCGCCTGGGCATCTCCACCGACCACAAGAGCCGGTGGTACGCCGACAAGCTCTACAAGTCGTACGTCGGTGAGGACGTCGCGATCCGCAAGCTGCTCTCCAAGGGCATGGAGCGGGCCGGCATCTCCAAGGTCGAGATCGAGCGCACCCGCGACCGCGTCCGGGTGGACATCCACACCGCGCGTCCGGGCATCGTCATCGGCCGCCGCGGCGCCGAGGCCGACCGCATCCGCGGCGAGCTCGAGAAGCTCACGGGCAAGCAGGTGCAGCTCAACATCCTCGAGGTGAAGAACCCCGAGGTGGACGCGCAGCTGGTCGCCCAGGGCGTCGCCGAGCAGCTCTCGGGCCGCGTGCAGTTCCGTCGCGCCATGCGCAAGGCGATGCAGACCTCGATGCGCTCGGGTGCCAAGGGCATCCGGATCCAGTGCTCGGGTCGCCTCAACGGCGCCGAGATGTCGCGCACCGAGTTCTACCGCGAGGGCCGCGTGCCCCTGCACACGCTCCGTGCCGACATCGACTACGGCTTCTACGAGGCCCGCACCACCTTCGGTCGCATCGGCGTCAAGGTGTGGATCTACAAGGGCGAGGTCGCCGGCACCCGTGCCGAGCGCCAGGCCCAGCAGGCCGCCCGCGCCGGTGCCCCCGGCCGCGGTGGTCGTCCCAACACCCGTGGCGGCGACCGTCCGAGCCGTGGCTCGCGCGGCGACCGCGCTCCTCGCGCCGAGGGCACTGCTGATTCGTCAGCGGCCCCGGCCGCCGAGGCAGCACCGAGCACCGGACAGGAGGCCTGACCTCATGTTGATGCCCCGTCGCGTCAAGCACCGCAAGCAGCACCACCCCAAGCGCCGTGGCGTCGCCAAGGGCGGCACCACGCTGGCCTTCGGTGACTTCGGCATCCAGGCGATCGAGGGTCACTACGTGACCAACCGGCAGATCGAGTCGGCCCGTATCGCCATGACCCGCCACATCAAGCGTGGCGGCAAGGTCTGGATCAACATCTACCCGGACCGCCCGCTGACCAAGAAGCCGGCCGAGACCCGCATGGGCTCGGGCAAGGGCTCGCCCGAGTGGTGGGTCGCCAACGTCAAGCCCGGCCGCGTCATGTTCGAACTCTCCGGCGTCGACGAGATCACTGCCCGCGAGGCCATGCGCCGCGCGATGCACAAGCTCCCGATGAAGTGCCGGTTCATCTCCCGAGAGGCCGGTGAATTCTGATGGCTACCAAGCTGAACGCCCACGAGCTCGACGAGCTCACCGCCACCGACCTGGAGGCGAAGCTGCGCGAGGCCAAGGAGGAGCTGTTCAACCTCCGGTTCCAGGCGGCCACCGGCCAGCTGGACAGCCACGGCCGGCTGCGCACGGTCAAGAAGGACATCGCCCGCATCTACACCGTGGTCCGCGAGCGCGAGCTCGGCATCCGCACCACGCCGGGCACCAACGAAGAGGCGAAGGCATGAGCGAGAACTCGAGCGAGAACACGGCGACCGAGGCCGCCGAGCGCAACCAGCGCAAGGTCCGCGAGGGCCTCGTGGTGAGCGACAAGATGGACAAGACCATCGTCGTCGCTGTCGAGGACCGCGTGAAGCACGCGCTCTACGGCAAGGTGCTGCGCAAGACGTCGCGCCTGAAGGCCCACGACGAGACCAACCAGTGCGGCATCGGCGACCGGGTCCTGATCATGGAGACCCGCCCGCTGTCCGCCACCAAGCGCTGGCGGCTCGTCGAGGTCCTCGAGAAGGCCA
This genomic stretch from Nocardioides renjunii harbors:
- the rpsC gene encoding 30S ribosomal protein S3, whose amino-acid sequence is MGQKINPNGFRLGISTDHKSRWYADKLYKSYVGEDVAIRKLLSKGMERAGISKVEIERTRDRVRVDIHTARPGIVIGRRGAEADRIRGELEKLTGKQVQLNILEVKNPEVDAQLVAQGVAEQLSGRVQFRRAMRKAMQTSMRSGAKGIRIQCSGRLNGAEMSRTEFYREGRVPLHTLRADIDYGFYEARTTFGRIGVKVWIYKGEVAGTRAERQAQQAARAGAPGRGGRPNTRGGDRPSRGSRGDRAPRAEGTADSSAAPAAEAAPSTGQEA
- the rplP gene encoding 50S ribosomal protein L16, with amino-acid sequence MLMPRRVKHRKQHHPKRRGVAKGGTTLAFGDFGIQAIEGHYVTNRQIESARIAMTRHIKRGGKVWINIYPDRPLTKKPAETRMGSGKGSPEWWVANVKPGRVMFELSGVDEITAREAMRRAMHKLPMKCRFISREAGEF
- the rpsS gene encoding 30S ribosomal protein S19; translated protein: MPRSLKKGPFVDGHLQKKVDAENEKGSHNVIKTWSRRSMIVPDMIGHTIAVHDGRKHVPVFVTDSMVGHKLGEFAPTRTYRGHVKEDRKGRRR
- the rplV gene encoding 50S ribosomal protein L22 translates to MSTTERSRTSARRESLLGDQPGAFASARYVRITPMKARRVVDMVRGLQVDEALTLLQFAPQAASETVYKVLESAVANAETTEGLNRADLVLSVAMVDEGPTMKRWRPRAQGRATRINKRTSHITLAVQPADAITVKNGRANKNGRGA
- the rpsQ gene encoding 30S ribosomal protein S17; this translates as MSENSSENTATEAAERNQRKVREGLVVSDKMDKTIVVAVEDRVKHALYGKVLRKTSRLKAHDETNQCGIGDRVLIMETRPLSATKRWRLVEVLEKAK
- the rpmC gene encoding 50S ribosomal protein L29; its protein translation is MATKLNAHELDELTATDLEAKLREAKEELFNLRFQAATGQLDSHGRLRTVKKDIARIYTVVRERELGIRTTPGTNEEAKA